A DNA window from Gammaproteobacteria bacterium contains the following coding sequences:
- a CDS encoding type IV toxin-antitoxin system AbiEi family antitoxin, producing MFARDYVADMAARGRHHFTTDEAVGAIRSPRSAVRAQLRRLKARGVIAEPIRGFNIIVPAEYRSRGCLPAEQFIPQLMDLAGEPYYFALLSAAERYGAAHQRPQVVQVMARRNRAAIECGQVRVVFVARHDLGRMFVKEFNTPRGLARYSTPEVTALELVGYPSHAGGIANVATVLRDLAEEMEADALARAAHLSPVSWSQRLGYLLERFGESDLVDTLLPFVEEQARSYTPLRRAAPNTGAGRDATWKLIVNVVIETDG from the coding sequence ATGTTCGCTCGTGATTACGTCGCCGACATGGCGGCGCGGGGACGACATCATTTCACGACCGACGAGGCCGTCGGCGCGATTCGCAGCCCCAGGAGCGCCGTTCGAGCGCAGTTGCGGCGGCTGAAGGCACGTGGCGTCATCGCCGAGCCCATTCGCGGCTTCAACATCATCGTCCCGGCCGAGTACAGGAGTCGCGGCTGTCTGCCTGCCGAGCAGTTCATTCCCCAGTTGATGGATCTTGCCGGCGAACCGTACTACTTCGCCCTGCTCAGCGCGGCGGAGCGATACGGGGCGGCGCACCAGCGGCCGCAAGTCGTCCAGGTGATGGCTCGCAGGAACCGCGCGGCAATCGAGTGCGGGCAGGTGCGCGTCGTGTTCGTCGCCCGCCATGACCTCGGCCGGATGTTCGTGAAGGAGTTCAATACGCCTCGGGGCTTGGCTCGCTACTCGACTCCCGAGGTAACCGCGCTGGAGCTCGTCGGCTACCCGAGCCACGCCGGCGGCATTGCCAACGTCGCAACGGTCCTGCGCGATCTTGCGGAGGAGATGGAGGCGGACGCCCTCGCGCGGGCAGCACATCTCTCCCCGGTGAGTTGGTCGCAGCGCCTGGGATACCTCCTTGAGCGCTTCGGCGAATCAGACCTGGTTGATACGCTGCTGCCCTTCGTCGAGGAACAGGCTCGCAGCTACACCCCGTTACGCCGCGCGGCGCCGAACACCGGAGCTGGGCGAGACGCGACCTGGAAACTCATCGTGAACGTCGTCATAGAAACAGACGGATGA
- a CDS encoding nucleotidyl transferase AbiEii/AbiGii toxin family protein, which yields MIPRDYITSWRVHAPWATDAQVEQDLVISRALVELFRVPNLASALAFRGGTALYKLHLTPPPRYSEDIDLVQVGAEPIGDTLNLMRPVLDPWLGPPRWKLKEEGVNLLYRFESEDQPPLRLRLKIEINTREHFTELGLQRVPLDVDSRWFGGSAGVTTYTLDELLGTKLRALYQRKKGRDLFDLWHALDTGRVDVPRVIACFLRYMAEGGHSATRAQFEENMEGKRGLPDFREDMGPLLRPGLLWDVDVAMNTVLERIIAFLPGDPWKGLSQPH from the coding sequence ATGATCCCCCGGGACTACATCACGTCCTGGCGTGTCCACGCGCCCTGGGCCACGGACGCGCAGGTCGAGCAGGATCTCGTTATCAGCCGGGCGCTTGTCGAGCTGTTTCGAGTGCCCAATCTGGCCAGCGCGCTCGCCTTTCGCGGGGGCACGGCGCTATACAAACTGCACCTGACGCCACCTCCCCGATACTCGGAGGACATCGATCTCGTACAGGTTGGCGCGGAGCCGATCGGCGATACGCTCAACCTCATGCGGCCGGTACTCGATCCGTGGTTGGGCCCGCCCCGGTGGAAGCTCAAGGAGGAAGGCGTCAACCTCTTGTACCGATTCGAGTCGGAGGATCAGCCACCGCTGAGGCTCCGCCTGAAGATCGAGATCAATACCCGCGAACATTTCACGGAGCTTGGACTCCAAAGGGTGCCGCTTGACGTCGATAGCCGCTGGTTCGGCGGGTCCGCGGGAGTAACCACGTACACACTCGACGAGCTTCTCGGAACCAAACTCAGGGCGCTCTACCAGCGGAAGAAGGGGCGCGACCTGTTCGACCTATGGCATGCCCTGGACACGGGTCGGGTCGACGTACCCAGGGTGATCGCCTGCTTCCTGCGCTACATGGCTGAGGGCGGTCACTCCGCGACTCGTGCGCAATTCGAGGAGAACATGGAGGGGAAGCGCGGGCTCCCCGACTTCCGCGAGGACATGGGTCCGTTGCTTCGCCCGGGGCTCCTCTGGGATGTCGACGTTGCCATGAACACGGTTCTCGAGCGCATCATCGCCTTCCTGCCGGGCGATCCGTGGAAGGGCTTGTCGCAGCCCCACTGA
- a CDS encoding acetylornithine deacetylase/succinyl-diaminopimelate desuccinylase family protein, producing the protein MHHANRPTRIQREDRILAEVEAARDEIVAFTAEMIRIPTVNPPGACYRDCAELIGRRLQATGLAVEYVEAEGRPEHTAQHPRVNVVGRGPAVPGRPRLHLNGHFDVVPPGDGWTVDPFAGLVRDGRISGRGASDMKSGIAAAVFAVEALRRAGVELGGAVDISATVDEESGGFAGVAHLCETGIISSDHTQYAIIPEPFGPTRVCLGHRGVYWFDIVAHGHIAHGSMSHLGRSAIEDMGALLEALRTRLLPELATRKSALPIVPEPSRRPSLNVNAITGGQAGEPTQSPCVADRCVATIDRRFIPEEPFEEVRAEIARLVGSVEDADPGRRFTIEERMVVHPTSAPPGSPLVAALSRAVETVAGRPAELVASPGTYDQKHFDRIAGIEHCVAYGPGPLEEAHQPDESCSVDDLVASTQVLALAALELVGPA; encoded by the coding sequence ATGCACCACGCCAACCGTCCGACCCGCATCCAACGCGAAGACCGCATCCTCGCCGAAGTGGAGGCCGCGCGGGACGAGATCGTGGCCTTCACGGCGGAGATGATCCGGATCCCCACGGTGAACCCTCCGGGAGCGTGCTATCGGGACTGCGCCGAGCTGATCGGGCGGCGCTTGCAGGCGACCGGTCTGGCCGTGGAGTACGTGGAGGCCGAGGGGCGCCCCGAGCACACCGCCCAACACCCGAGGGTGAACGTGGTAGGGCGGGGGCCGGCCGTTCCGGGACGCCCTCGGCTCCACCTGAACGGCCACTTCGACGTGGTTCCGCCGGGTGACGGCTGGACGGTCGACCCCTTCGCGGGCCTGGTGCGCGACGGGCGCATCTCCGGGAGGGGCGCGTCGGACATGAAGTCGGGGATCGCTGCCGCCGTCTTCGCGGTCGAGGCACTTCGGCGGGCCGGAGTCGAGCTCGGGGGAGCCGTGGACATCAGCGCCACCGTGGACGAGGAGAGCGGCGGCTTCGCGGGCGTGGCCCACCTCTGCGAGACCGGGATCATCTCGAGCGACCATACCCAATACGCGATCATCCCCGAGCCGTTCGGGCCCACCCGAGTGTGCCTGGGACACCGGGGCGTCTACTGGTTCGACATCGTCGCGCACGGCCACATCGCCCACGGGAGCATGAGCCATCTGGGACGCAGCGCCATCGAAGACATGGGCGCCCTTCTGGAAGCCCTTCGAACCCGGCTCCTCCCCGAGCTGGCCACCCGCAAGTCAGCGCTGCCCATCGTGCCGGAGCCCTCCAGGCGCCCCTCCCTGAACGTCAATGCGATCACCGGCGGTCAGGCCGGCGAACCAACCCAGTCGCCCTGCGTGGCCGACCGCTGCGTCGCCACCATCGACCGCCGTTTCATCCCCGAGGAGCCCTTCGAGGAGGTCCGCGCCGAGATCGCGCGCCTGGTCGGCTCGGTGGAGGACGCCGACCCCGGACGCCGTTTCACCATCGAGGAGCGCATGGTGGTCCATCCGACTTCCGCGCCCCCCGGGTCGCCGCTCGTGGCTGCCCTGTCCCGGGCGGTGGAAACGGTAGCCGGCCGGCCCGCCGAACTCGTGGCCAGTCCCGGCACCTACGACCAGAAGCACTTCGACCGCATCGCCGGCATCGAGCACTGCGTGGCCTACGGCCCCGGACCCCTCGAGGAGGCCCACCAGCCGGACGAGTCCTGCTCCGTGGACGACCTCGTGGCGAGCACGCAGGTGCTGGCGCTGGCGGCGCTGGAGCTGGTGGGGCCCGCGTAG
- a CDS encoding SDR family NAD(P)-dependent oxidoreductase: protein MTTMFSLEGRAAAVVGGGSGIGEAVAIGCAEAGAHVSCLDIDADAAARTAATIRAAGGEAASGHLDIMDGAAVTRVFDDITAARGSLDVVVCTPGVNVRKPLLDYTDEEIDRVLGLNLKGGAHVIQAAGRIMSGQGSGSIILFSSIRSVVVEPGQSMYAATKAGIVQMVRVAAAELGPSGVRVNAVAPGVIDTPLTAPIKDHPDWYGAYAARNILNRWGSAAEMAGPTVFLASDAASYVTGSVLFADGGWTAIDGRYTPPSGRS from the coding sequence ATGACAACCATGTTCAGCCTGGAGGGACGCGCGGCCGCGGTCGTCGGAGGCGGTTCCGGCATCGGTGAGGCCGTCGCGATCGGATGTGCGGAGGCGGGTGCGCACGTGTCCTGCCTCGACATCGACGCGGACGCCGCCGCCCGCACCGCGGCGACCATCCGCGCGGCCGGGGGCGAGGCCGCCTCCGGCCACCTGGACATCATGGACGGCGCGGCCGTCACCCGCGTATTCGACGACATCACCGCCGCCCGCGGATCCCTCGACGTCGTGGTCTGCACCCCCGGAGTGAACGTGCGCAAGCCCCTCCTCGACTACACCGACGAGGAGATCGACCGGGTTCTGGGCCTCAACCTGAAGGGCGGCGCGCACGTCATCCAGGCCGCGGGCCGGATCATGAGCGGGCAGGGCTCCGGGTCCATCATCCTCTTCAGCTCGATCCGGTCGGTGGTGGTCGAGCCGGGCCAGAGCATGTACGCCGCGACCAAGGCGGGGATCGTGCAGATGGTGCGCGTCGCCGCGGCCGAACTCGGGCCCAGCGGGGTGCGGGTGAATGCCGTCGCGCCGGGCGTCATCGACACGCCGCTCACGGCACCCATCAAGGACCACCCGGACTGGTACGGCGCCTACGCCGCGCGCAACATCCTCAACCGCTGGGGCAGCGCCGCGGAGATGGCCGGCCCCACGGTCTTCCTGGCCTCGGACGCCGCCAGCTACGTGACCGGGTCGGTCTTGTTTGCGGACGGCGGCTGGACCGCCATCGACGGGAGATACACCCCGCCTTCGGGTCGGTCCTGA
- a CDS encoding DUF983 domain-containing protein codes for MREGLPRRLQAVVLLRCPRCLGGSVFASLWKMHPLCPSCRLRYEREPGYFTGAMYVSYGLGLALCAPLGVVLMVLGGLSANQSILAIAVMVPFLAPLLFRYSRVIWMHLDQLLDPR; via the coding sequence ATGAGAGAGGGGCTTCCGAGGCGCCTCCAGGCCGTCGTCCTCCTCCGGTGCCCGCGTTGCCTGGGCGGCTCGGTTTTCGCAAGCCTCTGGAAGATGCACCCTCTCTGCCCCTCCTGCCGGCTGAGATACGAGAGAGAGCCAGGCTACTTCACCGGGGCGATGTACGTGAGCTATGGGTTGGGCCTGGCCTTGTGCGCGCCGCTGGGTGTGGTCCTGATGGTGTTGGGGGGTCTCTCGGCGAATCAGAGCATCCTGGCGATTGCGGTGATGGTGCCCTTTCTGGCTCCTCTGCTGTTCCGCTACTCTCGAGTCATCTGGATGCATCTCGACCAGCTCCTGGACCCCAGGTAG